A genomic stretch from Gorilla gorilla gorilla isolate KB3781 chromosome 20, NHGRI_mGorGor1-v2.1_pri, whole genome shotgun sequence includes:
- the LTBP4 gene encoding latent-transforming growth factor beta-binding protein 4 isoform X11 → MRRPGTSGRRPLLLVLLLPLFAAATSAASPSPSPSQVIEVPGVPSRPASVAVCRCCPGQTSRRSRCIRAFCRVRSCQPKKCAGPQRCLNPVPAVPSPSPSVRKRQVSLNWQPLTLQEARALLKRRRPRGPGGRGLLRRRPPQRAPAGKAPVLCPLICHNGGVCVKPDRCLCPPDFAGKFCQLHSSGARPPAPAIPGLTRSVYTMPLANHRDDEHGVASMVSVHVEHPQEASVVVHQVERVSGPWEEADAEAVARAEAAARAEAAAPYTVLAQSAPREDGYSDASGFGYCFRELRGGECASPLPGLRTQEVCCRGAGLAWGVHDCQLCSERLGNSERVSAPDGPCPTGFERVNGSCEDVDECATGGRCQHGECANTRGGYTCVCPDGFLLDSSRSSCISQHVISEAKGPCFRVLRDGGCSLPILRNITKQICCCSRVGKAWGRGCQLCPPFGSEGFREICPAGPGYHYSASDLRYNTRPLGQEPPRVSLSQPRTLPATSRPSAGFLPTHRLEPRPEPRPDPRPGPELPLPSIPAWTGPEIPESGPSSGMCQRNPQVCGPGRCISRPSGYTCACDSGFRLSPQGTRCIDVDECRRVPPPCAPGRCENSPGSFRCVCGPGFRAGPRAAECLDVDECHRVPPPCDLGRCENTPGSFLCVCPAGYQAAPHGASCQDVDECTQSPGLCGRGACKNLPGSFRCVCPAGFRGSACEEDVDECAQEPPPCGPGRCDNTAGSFHCACPAGFRSRGPGAPCQDVDECARSPPPCTYGRCENTEGSFQCVCPMGFQPNAAGSECEDVDECENHLACPGQECVNSPGSFQCRACPSGHHLHRGRCTDVDECSSGAPPCGPHGHCTNTEGSFRCSCAPGYRAPSGRPGPCADVNECLEGDFCFPHGECLNTDGSFACTCAPGYRPGPRGASCLDVDECSEEDLCQSGICTNTDGSFECICPPGHRAGPDLASCLDVDECRERGPALCGSQRCENSPGSYRCVRDCDPGYHAGPEGTCDDVNECETLQGVCGAALCENVEGSFLCVCPNSPEEFDPMTGRCVPPRTSAGTFPGSQPQAPASPVLPARPPPPPLPRRPSTPRQGPVGSGRRECYFDTAAPDACDNILARNVTWQECCCTVGEGWGSGCRIQQCPGTETDVDECQLFRDQVCKSGVCVNTAPGYSCYCSNGYYYHTQRLECIDNDECADEEPACEGGRCVNTVGSYHCTCEPPLVLDGSQRRCVSNESQSLDDNLGVCWQEVGADLVCSHPRLDRQATYTECCCLYGEAWGMDCALCPAQDSDDFEALCNVLRPPAYSPPRPGGFGLPYEYGPDLGPPYQGLPYGPELYPPPALPYDPYPPPPGPFARREAPYGAPRFDMPDFEDDGGPYGESEAPAPPGPGTRWPYRSRDTRRSFPEPEEPPEGGSYAGSLAEPYEELEAEECGILDGCTNGRCVRVPEGFTCRCFDGYRLDMTRMACVDINECDEAEAASPLCVNARCLNTDGSFRCICRPGFAPTHQPHHCAPARPRA, encoded by the exons ATGCGGAGGCCTGGCACCAGCGGCCGCCGCCCCCTCCTGCTGGTGCTGTTGCTGCCGCTCTTCGCAGCCGCCACCTCCgccgccagccccagccccagccccagccaggtCATCGAGGTCCCGGGGGTCCCCAGCCGCCCGGCCAG CGTTGCTGTTTGTCGCTGCTGCCCGGGCCAGACGTCTAGGAGGAGCCGCTGCATCCGAG CCTTCTGCAGGGTCCGAAGCTGCCAGCCCAAAAAGTGTGCAGGCCCCCAGCGGTGCCTGAACCCAGTGCCTGCAGTGCCCAGTCCCAGCCCCAGCGTGAGGAAGAGACAGGTGTCCCTCAACTGGCAGCCACTGAC GCTCCAGGAGGCCAGAGCTCTACTGAAGCGGCGGCGGCCCCGGGGGCCAGGGGGCCGGGGACTACTGAGAAGGAGGCCCCCACAGCGTGCCCCCGCTGGCAAGGCCCCGG TCCTGTGTCCCTTGATCTGTCACAATGGCGGTGTGTGCGTGAAGCCTGACCGCTGCCTCTGTCCCCCGGACTTCGCTGGCAAGTTCTGCCAGTTGCACTCCTCGGGCGCCCGGCCCCCGGCCCCGGCTATACCAGGCCTCACCCGCTCCGTGTACACTATGCCACTGGCCAACCACCGCGACGACGAGCACG GCGTGGCATCTATGGTGAGCGTCCACGTGGAGCACCCGCAGGAGGCGTCGGTGGTGGTGCACCAGGTGGAGCGTGTGTCTGGCCCTTGGGAGGAGGCGGACGCTGAGGCGGTGGCGCGGGCGGAAGCGGCGGCGCGGGCGGAGGCGGCAGCGCCCTACACGGTGTTGGCACAGAGCGCGCCGCGGGAGGACGGCTACTCAGATGCCTCGGGCTTCGGTTACTGCTTTCGGGAGCTGCGCGGAGGCGAA TGCGCGTCCCCGCTGCCCGGGCTCCGGACGCAGGAGGTCTGCTGCCGAGGGGCCGGCTTGGCCTGGGGCGTTCACGACTGTCAGCTGTGCTCCGAGCGCCTGG GGAACTCCGAAAGAGTGAGCGCCCCAGATGGACCTTGTCCAACCGGCTTTGAAAGAGTTAATGGGTCCTGCGAAG ATGTGGATGAGTGCGCGACTGGCGGGCGCTGCCAGCACGGCGAGTGTGCAAACACGCGCGGCGGGTACACGTGTGTGTGCCCCGACGGCTTTCTGCTCGACTCGTCCCGCAGCAGCTGCATCT CCCAACACGTGATCTCAGAGGCCAAAGGGCCCTGCTTCCGCGTGCTCCGCGACGGCGGCTGTTCGCTGCCCATTCTGCGGAACATCACTAAACAGATCTGCTGCTGCAGCCGCGTAGGCAAGGCCTGGGGCCGGGGCTGCCAGCTCTGCCCACCCTTCGGCTCAG AGGGTTTCCGGGAGATCTGCCCGGCTGGCCCTGGTTACCACTACTCGGCCTCCGACCTCCGCTACAACACCAGACCTCTGGGCCAGGAGCCACCCCGAGTGTCACTCAGCCAGCCTCGTACCCTGCCAGCCACCTCTCGGCCATCTGCAG GCTTTCTGCCCACCCATCGCCTGGAGCCCCGGCCTGAACCCCGGCCCGATCCCCGGCCCGGCCCTGAGCTTCCCTTGCCCAGCATCCCTGCCTGGACTGGTCCTGAGATTCCTGAATCAG GTCCCTCCTCCGGCATGTGTCAGCGCAACCCCCAGGTCTGCGGCCCAGGACGCTGCATTTCCCGGCCCAGCGGCTACACCTGCGCTTGCGACTCTGGCTTCCGGCTCAGCCCCCAGGGCACCCGATGCATTG ATGTGGACGAATGTCGCCGCGTGCCCCCGCCCTGTGCTCCCGGGCGCTGCGAGAACTCACCAGGCAGCTTCCGCTGCGTGTGCGGCCCGGGCTTCCGAGCCGGCCCACGGGCTGCGGAATGCCTGG ATGTGGACGAGTGCCACCGCGTGCCGCCGCCGTGTGACCTCGGGCGCTGCGAGAACACGCCAGGCAGCTTCCTGTGCGTGTGCCCCGCCGGGTACCAGGCTGCACCGCACGGAGCCAGCTGCCAGG ATGTGGATGAATGCACCCAGAGCCCAGGCCTGTGTGGCCGAGGGGCCTGCAAGAACCTGCCTGGCTCTTTCCGCTGTGTTTGCCCGGCTGGCTTCCGGGGCTCGGCGTGTGAAGAGGATGTGGATGAGTGTGCCCAGGAGCCACCGCCCTGCGGGCCCGGCCGCTGTGACAACACGGCAGGCTCCTTTCACTGTGCCTGCCCTGCTGGCTTCCGCTCCCGAGGGCCCGGGGCCCCCTGCCAAG ATGTGGATGAGTGTGCCCGAAGCCCCCCACCCTGCACCTATGGCCGGTGTGAGAACACAGAAGGCAGCTTCCAGTGTGTCTGCCCCATGGGCTTCCAACCCAACGCTGCTGGCTCCGAGTGCGAGG ATGTGGATGAGTGTGAGAACCACCTCGCATGCCCTGGGCAGGAGTGTGTGAACTCGCCCGGCTCCTTCCAGTGCAGGGCCTGTCCTTCTGGCCACCACCTGCACCGTGGCAGATGCACTG atGTGGACGAATGCAGTTCGGGTGCCCCTCCCTGTGGTCCCCACGGCCACTGCACTAACACCGAAGGCTCCTTCCGCTGCAGCTGCGCGCCAGGCTACCGGGCGCCGTCGGGTCGGCCCGGGCCCTGCGCAG ACGTGAACGAGTGCCTGGAGGGCGATTTCTGCTTCCCTCACGGCGAGTGCCTCAACACTGACGGCTCCTTTGCCTGTACTTGTGCCCCTGGCTACCGACCCGGACCCCGCGGAGCCTCTTGCCTCG ACGTTGACGAGTGCAGCGAGGAGGACCTTTGCCAGAGCGGCATCTGTACCAACACCGACGGCTCCTTCGAGTGCATCTGTCCTCCGGGACACCGCGCCGGCCCGGACCTCGCCTCCTGCCTCG ACGTGGACGAATGTCGCGAGCGAGGCCCAGCCCTGTGCGGGTCGCAGCGCTGTGAGAACTCTCCCGGCTCCTACCGCTGTGTCCGGGACTGCGATCCTGGGTACCACGCGGGCCCCGAGGGCACCTGTGACG ATGTGAACGAGTGTGAAACACTACAGGGTGTATGTGGAGCTGCCCTGTGTGAAAATGTCGAAGGCTCCTTCCTCTGTGTCTGCCCCAACAGCCCGGAGGAGTTTGACCCCATGACTGGACGCTGTGTTCCCCCACGAACTTCTGCTG GCACGTTCCCAGGCTCGCAGCCCCAGGCACCTGCTAGCCCTGTTCTGCCCGCCAGGCCACCTCCGCCACCCCTGCCCCGCCGACCCAGCACACCTAGGCAGGGCCCTGTGGGGAGCGGGCGCCGGGAGTGCTACTTTGACACAGCGGCCCCGGATGCATGTGACAACATCCTGGCTCGGAATGTGACGTGGCAGGAGTGCTGCTGTACTGTGGGTGAGGGCTGGGGCAGCGGCTGCCGCATCCAGCAGTGCCCGGGCACCGAGACAG ACGTGGACGAATGTCAGCTCTTCCGAGACCAGGTGTGCAAGAGTGGCGTGTGCGTGAACACGGCCCCGGGCTACTCATGCTATTGCAGCAACGGCTACTACTACCACACACAGCGGCTGGAGTGCATCG ATAACGACGAGTGCGCCGATGAGGAACCGGCCTGTGAGGGCGGCCGCTGTGTCAACACTGTGGGCTCTTATCACTGTACCTGCGAGCCCCCACTGGTGCTGGATGGCTCGCAGCGCCGCTGCGTCTCCAACGAGAGCCAGAGCCTCG ATGACAATCTGGGAGTGTGCTGGCAGGAAGTGGGGGCTGACCTCGTGTGCAGCCACCCTCGGCTGGACCGTCAGGCCACCTACACAGAGTGCTGCTGCCTGTATGGAGAGGCCTGGGGCATGGACTGCGCCCTCTGCCCTGCGCAGGACTCAG ATGACTTCGAGGCCCTGTGCAATGTGCTACGCCCCCCCGCATATAGCCCCCCGCGACCAGGTGGCTTTGGACTCCCCTACGAGTACGGCCCAGACTTAGGTCCACCTTACCAGGGCCTCCCGTATGGGCCTGAGTTGTACCCACCACCTGCGCTACCCTACGACCCCTACCCACCGCCACCTGGGCCCTTCGCCCGCCGGGAGGCTCCTTACGGGGCACCCCGCTTCGACATGCCAGACTTTGAGGACGATGGTGGCCCCTATGGCGAATCTGAGGCTCCTGCGCCACCTGGCCCGGGCACCCGCTGGCCCTATCGGTCCCGGGACACCCGCCGCTCCTTCCCAGAGCCCGAGGAGCCTCCTGAAGGTGGAAGCTATGCTG GTTCCCTGGCTGAGCCCTACGAGGAGCTGGAGGCGGAGGAGTGCGGGATCCTGGACGGCTGCACCAACGGCCGCTGCGTGCGCGTCCCCGAAGGCTTCACCTGCCGTTGCTTCGACGGCTACCGCCTGGACATGACCCGCATGGCCTGCGTTG ACATCAACGAGTGTGATGAGGCCGAGGCTGCCTCCCCGCTGTGCGTCAACGCGCGCTGCCTCAACACGGATGGCTCCTTCCGCTGCATCTGCCGCCCGGGATTCGCACCCACGCACCAGCCGCACCACTGTGCGCCCGCACGGCCCCGGGCCTGA
- the LTBP4 gene encoding latent-transforming growth factor beta-binding protein 4 isoform X5, which produces MRRPGTSGRRPLLLVLLLPLFAAATSAASPSPSPSQVIEVPGVPSRPASVAVCRCCPGQTSRRSRCIRAFCRVRSCQPKKCAGPQRCLNPVPAVPSPSPSVRKRQVSLNWQPLTLQEARALLKRRRPRGPGGRGLLRRRPPQRAPAGKAPVLCPLICHNGGVCVKPDRCLCPPDFAGKFCQLHSSGARPPAPAIPGLTRSVYTMPLANHRDDEHGVASMVSVHVEHPQEASVVVHQVERVSGPWEEADAEAVARAEAAARAEAAAPYTVLAQSAPREDGYSDASGFGYCFRELRGGECASPLPGLRTQEVCCRGAGLAWGVHDCQLCSERLGNSERVSAPDGPCPTGFERVNGSCEDVDECATGGRCQHGECANTRGGYTCVCPDGFLLDSSRSSCISQHVISEAKGPCFRVLRDGGCSLPILRNITKQICCCSRVGKAWGRGCQLCPPFGSEGFREICPAGPGYHYSASDLRYNTRPLGQEPPRVSLSQPRTLPATSRPSAGFLPTHRLEPRPEPRPDPRPGPELPLPSIPAWTGPEIPESGPSSGMCQRNPQVCGPGRCISRPSGYTCACDSGFRLSPQGTRCIDVDECRRVPPPCAPGRCENSPGSFRCVCGPGFRAGPRAAECLDVDECHRVPPPCDLGRCENTPGSFLCVCPAGYQAAPHGASCQDVDECTQSPGLCGRGACKNLPGSFRCVCPAGFRGSACEEDVDECAQEPPPCGPGRCDNTAGSFHCACPAGFRSRGPGAPCQDVDECARSPPPCTYGRCENTEGSFQCVCPMGFQPNAAGSECEDVDECENHLACPGQECVNSPGSFQCRACPSGHHLHRGRCTDVDECSSGAPPCGPHGHCTNTEGSFRCSCAPGYRAPSGRPGPCADVNECLEGDFCFPHGECLNTDGSFACTCAPGYRPGPRGASCLDVDECSEEDLCQSGICTNTDGSFECICPPGHRAGPDLASCLDVDECRERGPALCGSQRCENSPGSYRCVRDCDPGYHAGPEGTCDDVDECQEYGPEICGAQRCENTPGSYRCTPACDPGYQPTPGGGCQDVNECETLQGVCGAALCENVEGSFLCVCPNSPEEFDPMTGRCVPPRTSAGTFPGSQPQAPASPVLPARPPPPPLPRRPSTPRQGPVGSGRRECYFDTAAPDACDNILARNVTWQECCCTVGEGWGSGCRIQQCPGTETDVDECQLFRDQVCKSGVCVNTAPGYSCYCSNGYYYHTQRLECIDNDECADEEPACEGGRCVNTVGSYHCTCEPPLVLDGSQRRCVSNESQSLDDNLGVCWQEVGADLVCSHPRLDRQATYTECCCLYGEAWGMDCALCPAQDSDDFEALCNVLRPPAYSPPRPGGFGLPYEYGPDLGPPYQGLPYGPELYPPPALPYDPYPPPPGPFARREAPYGAPRFDMPDFEDDGGPYGESEAPAPPGPGTRWPYRSRDTRRSFPEPEEPPEGGSYAGSLAEPYEELEAEECGILDGCTNGRCVRVPEGFTCRCFDGYRLDMTRMACVDINECDEAEAASPLCVNARCLNTDGSFRCICRPGFAPTHQPHHCAPARPRA; this is translated from the exons ATGCGGAGGCCTGGCACCAGCGGCCGCCGCCCCCTCCTGCTGGTGCTGTTGCTGCCGCTCTTCGCAGCCGCCACCTCCgccgccagccccagccccagccccagccaggtCATCGAGGTCCCGGGGGTCCCCAGCCGCCCGGCCAG CGTTGCTGTTTGTCGCTGCTGCCCGGGCCAGACGTCTAGGAGGAGCCGCTGCATCCGAG CCTTCTGCAGGGTCCGAAGCTGCCAGCCCAAAAAGTGTGCAGGCCCCCAGCGGTGCCTGAACCCAGTGCCTGCAGTGCCCAGTCCCAGCCCCAGCGTGAGGAAGAGACAGGTGTCCCTCAACTGGCAGCCACTGAC GCTCCAGGAGGCCAGAGCTCTACTGAAGCGGCGGCGGCCCCGGGGGCCAGGGGGCCGGGGACTACTGAGAAGGAGGCCCCCACAGCGTGCCCCCGCTGGCAAGGCCCCGG TCCTGTGTCCCTTGATCTGTCACAATGGCGGTGTGTGCGTGAAGCCTGACCGCTGCCTCTGTCCCCCGGACTTCGCTGGCAAGTTCTGCCAGTTGCACTCCTCGGGCGCCCGGCCCCCGGCCCCGGCTATACCAGGCCTCACCCGCTCCGTGTACACTATGCCACTGGCCAACCACCGCGACGACGAGCACG GCGTGGCATCTATGGTGAGCGTCCACGTGGAGCACCCGCAGGAGGCGTCGGTGGTGGTGCACCAGGTGGAGCGTGTGTCTGGCCCTTGGGAGGAGGCGGACGCTGAGGCGGTGGCGCGGGCGGAAGCGGCGGCGCGGGCGGAGGCGGCAGCGCCCTACACGGTGTTGGCACAGAGCGCGCCGCGGGAGGACGGCTACTCAGATGCCTCGGGCTTCGGTTACTGCTTTCGGGAGCTGCGCGGAGGCGAA TGCGCGTCCCCGCTGCCCGGGCTCCGGACGCAGGAGGTCTGCTGCCGAGGGGCCGGCTTGGCCTGGGGCGTTCACGACTGTCAGCTGTGCTCCGAGCGCCTGG GGAACTCCGAAAGAGTGAGCGCCCCAGATGGACCTTGTCCAACCGGCTTTGAAAGAGTTAATGGGTCCTGCGAAG ATGTGGATGAGTGCGCGACTGGCGGGCGCTGCCAGCACGGCGAGTGTGCAAACACGCGCGGCGGGTACACGTGTGTGTGCCCCGACGGCTTTCTGCTCGACTCGTCCCGCAGCAGCTGCATCT CCCAACACGTGATCTCAGAGGCCAAAGGGCCCTGCTTCCGCGTGCTCCGCGACGGCGGCTGTTCGCTGCCCATTCTGCGGAACATCACTAAACAGATCTGCTGCTGCAGCCGCGTAGGCAAGGCCTGGGGCCGGGGCTGCCAGCTCTGCCCACCCTTCGGCTCAG AGGGTTTCCGGGAGATCTGCCCGGCTGGCCCTGGTTACCACTACTCGGCCTCCGACCTCCGCTACAACACCAGACCTCTGGGCCAGGAGCCACCCCGAGTGTCACTCAGCCAGCCTCGTACCCTGCCAGCCACCTCTCGGCCATCTGCAG GCTTTCTGCCCACCCATCGCCTGGAGCCCCGGCCTGAACCCCGGCCCGATCCCCGGCCCGGCCCTGAGCTTCCCTTGCCCAGCATCCCTGCCTGGACTGGTCCTGAGATTCCTGAATCAG GTCCCTCCTCCGGCATGTGTCAGCGCAACCCCCAGGTCTGCGGCCCAGGACGCTGCATTTCCCGGCCCAGCGGCTACACCTGCGCTTGCGACTCTGGCTTCCGGCTCAGCCCCCAGGGCACCCGATGCATTG ATGTGGACGAATGTCGCCGCGTGCCCCCGCCCTGTGCTCCCGGGCGCTGCGAGAACTCACCAGGCAGCTTCCGCTGCGTGTGCGGCCCGGGCTTCCGAGCCGGCCCACGGGCTGCGGAATGCCTGG ATGTGGACGAGTGCCACCGCGTGCCGCCGCCGTGTGACCTCGGGCGCTGCGAGAACACGCCAGGCAGCTTCCTGTGCGTGTGCCCCGCCGGGTACCAGGCTGCACCGCACGGAGCCAGCTGCCAGG ATGTGGATGAATGCACCCAGAGCCCAGGCCTGTGTGGCCGAGGGGCCTGCAAGAACCTGCCTGGCTCTTTCCGCTGTGTTTGCCCGGCTGGCTTCCGGGGCTCGGCGTGTGAAGAGGATGTGGATGAGTGTGCCCAGGAGCCACCGCCCTGCGGGCCCGGCCGCTGTGACAACACGGCAGGCTCCTTTCACTGTGCCTGCCCTGCTGGCTTCCGCTCCCGAGGGCCCGGGGCCCCCTGCCAAG ATGTGGATGAGTGTGCCCGAAGCCCCCCACCCTGCACCTATGGCCGGTGTGAGAACACAGAAGGCAGCTTCCAGTGTGTCTGCCCCATGGGCTTCCAACCCAACGCTGCTGGCTCCGAGTGCGAGG ATGTGGATGAGTGTGAGAACCACCTCGCATGCCCTGGGCAGGAGTGTGTGAACTCGCCCGGCTCCTTCCAGTGCAGGGCCTGTCCTTCTGGCCACCACCTGCACCGTGGCAGATGCACTG atGTGGACGAATGCAGTTCGGGTGCCCCTCCCTGTGGTCCCCACGGCCACTGCACTAACACCGAAGGCTCCTTCCGCTGCAGCTGCGCGCCAGGCTACCGGGCGCCGTCGGGTCGGCCCGGGCCCTGCGCAG ACGTGAACGAGTGCCTGGAGGGCGATTTCTGCTTCCCTCACGGCGAGTGCCTCAACACTGACGGCTCCTTTGCCTGTACTTGTGCCCCTGGCTACCGACCCGGACCCCGCGGAGCCTCTTGCCTCG ACGTTGACGAGTGCAGCGAGGAGGACCTTTGCCAGAGCGGCATCTGTACCAACACCGACGGCTCCTTCGAGTGCATCTGTCCTCCGGGACACCGCGCCGGCCCGGACCTCGCCTCCTGCCTCG ACGTGGACGAATGTCGCGAGCGAGGCCCAGCCCTGTGCGGGTCGCAGCGCTGTGAGAACTCTCCCGGCTCCTACCGCTGTGTCCGGGACTGCGATCCTGGGTACCACGCGGGCCCCGAGGGCACCTGTGACG ATGTGGATGAGTGCCAAGAATATGGTCCCGAGATTTGTGGAGCCCAGCGTTGTGAGAACACCCCTGGCTCCTACCGCTGCACACCGGCCTGTGACCCTGGCTATCAGCCCACGCCAGGGGGCGGATGCCAGG ATGTGAACGAGTGTGAAACACTACAGGGTGTATGTGGAGCTGCCCTGTGTGAAAATGTCGAAGGCTCCTTCCTCTGTGTCTGCCCCAACAGCCCGGAGGAGTTTGACCCCATGACTGGACGCTGTGTTCCCCCACGAACTTCTGCTG GCACGTTCCCAGGCTCGCAGCCCCAGGCACCTGCTAGCCCTGTTCTGCCCGCCAGGCCACCTCCGCCACCCCTGCCCCGCCGACCCAGCACACCTAGGCAGGGCCCTGTGGGGAGCGGGCGCCGGGAGTGCTACTTTGACACAGCGGCCCCGGATGCATGTGACAACATCCTGGCTCGGAATGTGACGTGGCAGGAGTGCTGCTGTACTGTGGGTGAGGGCTGGGGCAGCGGCTGCCGCATCCAGCAGTGCCCGGGCACCGAGACAG ACGTGGACGAATGTCAGCTCTTCCGAGACCAGGTGTGCAAGAGTGGCGTGTGCGTGAACACGGCCCCGGGCTACTCATGCTATTGCAGCAACGGCTACTACTACCACACACAGCGGCTGGAGTGCATCG ATAACGACGAGTGCGCCGATGAGGAACCGGCCTGTGAGGGCGGCCGCTGTGTCAACACTGTGGGCTCTTATCACTGTACCTGCGAGCCCCCACTGGTGCTGGATGGCTCGCAGCGCCGCTGCGTCTCCAACGAGAGCCAGAGCCTCG ATGACAATCTGGGAGTGTGCTGGCAGGAAGTGGGGGCTGACCTCGTGTGCAGCCACCCTCGGCTGGACCGTCAGGCCACCTACACAGAGTGCTGCTGCCTGTATGGAGAGGCCTGGGGCATGGACTGCGCCCTCTGCCCTGCGCAGGACTCAG ATGACTTCGAGGCCCTGTGCAATGTGCTACGCCCCCCCGCATATAGCCCCCCGCGACCAGGTGGCTTTGGACTCCCCTACGAGTACGGCCCAGACTTAGGTCCACCTTACCAGGGCCTCCCGTATGGGCCTGAGTTGTACCCACCACCTGCGCTACCCTACGACCCCTACCCACCGCCACCTGGGCCCTTCGCCCGCCGGGAGGCTCCTTACGGGGCACCCCGCTTCGACATGCCAGACTTTGAGGACGATGGTGGCCCCTATGGCGAATCTGAGGCTCCTGCGCCACCTGGCCCGGGCACCCGCTGGCCCTATCGGTCCCGGGACACCCGCCGCTCCTTCCCAGAGCCCGAGGAGCCTCCTGAAGGTGGAAGCTATGCTG GTTCCCTGGCTGAGCCCTACGAGGAGCTGGAGGCGGAGGAGTGCGGGATCCTGGACGGCTGCACCAACGGCCGCTGCGTGCGCGTCCCCGAAGGCTTCACCTGCCGTTGCTTCGACGGCTACCGCCTGGACATGACCCGCATGGCCTGCGTTG ACATCAACGAGTGTGATGAGGCCGAGGCTGCCTCCCCGCTGTGCGTCAACGCGCGCTGCCTCAACACGGATGGCTCCTTCCGCTGCATCTGCCGCCCGGGATTCGCACCCACGCACCAGCCGCACCACTGTGCGCCCGCACGGCCCCGGGCCTGA